TGGGCTGGAAGATGCTGGGACCATGGACCATGGACCATGGACCATAGACCTTTTAAAGGTGCCTCGGGCGGATCGTCTGTGGCAAATGGCGCGCGGGTTTCGTGAGGGATTAACTGTCGAAGAAATTCATGAACTGACTCAAATTGATCCGTGGTTTTTGAATCAGATCCGAGAAATTGTTGCCATCGAAAAAGAAATTGGATCCATGGTCCATAGTCCATTGTCCATAGTCCAACTGCGGCAATTGAAAGAAATTGGCTTCGCCGATAAACGAATTGCAACACTGACCGGCACAACCGAAGAAGCCATTCGCAAAACGCGTGATCAACATAACATACGCCCAGCCTATAAAATGGTCGACACCTGCGCAGGAGAGTTTGAAGCCCACACTCCCTATCTTTATTCAACTTACGAAAACGAAGAAGAGTGTCCTCCGACAAATAATAAAAAGAAGGTTGTGATTTTAGGAAGCGGTCCCAATCGCATCGGTCAGGGGATTGAATTCGATTACGCCTGTGTTCATGCCGCTCTTGCTTTTCGCGAAGCGGGTTTTGAAACAATTATGATCAACTGCAATCCTGAAACCGTTTCCACCGATTACGATATTTCAGACCGTCTTTATTTCGAACCGCTGACCTTTGAAGATGTCATGAACATCGTTGATAAAGAAAAACCAAATGGAGTCGTGGTGCAGTTCGGAGGTCAAACTCCGTTGAAGCTTTCCACGCAATTACACAAGGCGGGCGTCACCGTGTTGGGAACGGCCGCGGAAAATATCGACAAAGCGGAAGACCGCAAGAAATTCAAACATCTTGTGGATGATTTGCATTTGAAACAACCCGCCAACGGTTTGGCAAATGATATTCCCGAAGCCAAAATTCTGGCCGAAAAAATTGGATACCCGTTATTGCTCCGTCCTTCGTATGTTTTAGGAGGCAGAGCGATGGTAATTGTCTATGAAGAATCGGAACTCGACCATGTTCTGCAGGATGCTTTTCAAGTTTCTGCCGGACATCCGGTTTTGATAGACCATTTTTTAAAAGGGGCGGTAGAGGTGGATGTGGACGCTCTTTGCGATGGGGAAGAGGTGGTGGTCGCGGGAGTCATGGAACATATTGAAGAGGCGGGAGTTCATTCCGGAGACAGCTCTTGCTGTCTGCCTCCTCACACCTTGCCGCGGGATATTGTTCAGGAGATTGAAAAACAAAGCATCGCTTTGGGAAAAGCTTTGCATGTCAAGGGTCTGATGAATATTCAGTTCGCCGTTCAAGATGAGGGCATTTATGTTTTAGAGGTGAACCCCAGAGCTTCGCGCACCGTTCCTTTTGTTTCCAAAGCGACAGGAATTCCGTGGGCGAAGTTGGCGGTTCAGGTTTTGGCGGGCGCTTCTGTCAAAGATTTAATTCCCAACTCAAGAAAACAACAACTCTTTGCCGTCAAATCACCGATCTTTCCGTTCATCAAATTTCCGGGTGTCGATACCATTTTGTCGCCGGAGATGTGTTCGATCGGTGAGGTGATGGGACGCGGAAGATCTTTCGCGGAAGGATTTGCCAAAGCCCAGATTGCGGCAAGCCAGTTTTTACCCAAAGCACCCGCCCGAATTTTCTTGAGTGTGCATGATGGAGATAAAGCCTTTGCTGTGTCACTGGCACAAGAATTGACCAGACTGGGGTTTCAACTTATTTCAACTCACGGCACCACAGCATATCTTGCCAATCACGGTATAGCCTCCAAAGCGGTCAATAAGCTCCATGAAGGTCCTCCACATATTATGAGTGCTTTATCCAAAGGGAAAATTGATTTGGTAATCAACACAACCCTCCTTAAAGATCAAATTGCCGATTCTTTTTTAATTCGACGAACCGCATTGGAAAAAGGAGTCCCGAATTTTACCAATATCCATGCGGCTCAGGCGGCCGTTGAAGCCATGGCCTTTCTCCAAGCCCACCCCGAAATAGATGTTCTATCGCTGAATGTTATTTAAAAATTGTTCGAGCTGATCGTTGAATTCTTGGGCGCGTTCAATGTGGGGGAGATGTTTTGCGCCCTCAAATAGATAAAGTTTTGCTTGAGGATATCGTTTTTGAAGATGCTCCGCCATCGAAGGAGTGGTTATTACATCTTGGTCCCCGACCAGAATCAGCATGGGCATTTTGTGGGTGGAACGGGGAGGGTGAGGGGAGAAATTCAAAACCGCACGCACCTGTCTTTGCAAAACTTCTCGCGGGGCCGACATTTCTTCAGCTTGGTTTATATAACGTTGCACAATTTTAGGTTCTTCCCGAATAAATTTTTCGGAAATCATCAAGGGAAGCACATTTTTAATTCTCACTTTGCTGGATTGTCTTGATTTGAGAAGAGGAGACAAAACTCCAATCATATGAGAATTAATTCCCTCAAAAGTGGAGGAAAGAATCAGACCCGCTATTTTTTTAGAGAAAAGTTCCAGACAGCATTGGGCAATCAAACCACCCATCGAAGAGCCGATCAAAACAACTCTCCCCAATTTTAAATGTTGAACCAAAGTAGAAACATCCTCTGCCATTTCATGGATTGAAATTTCGCAATCGGGATGAACAGAACGTCCAGAACCGGCATTGTCGAACGTAATGATCTGAAATTTTTTGGCTAAAACGGGGACTTGGCAAAACCATTCTTGATGAGAAGCCCCCATGCCGGCAATAAAAATGACAGGAAAGTCTTCTCCTTTAACTTGGTAATAAATTTTTCCAAACTTCCCTTGAAAAAAAGGCATCGGTGCACTATAAAATCAAAACAATATTAAAACAATTCAAGTTATGTACGCTGATGACAAAATGGCTCCAATGCCCATTTCTACAAGCTTTAAAAAGAAAATCGAAGCGTTGAAAAAAGAGTCCAAAACGATTTGAGTTTGTATCTTGTTGTTTTTCAATGGAAAAAAAGGATGATTTTTTTAATTTCACAGGAAAAAAGAAAATTTAAAAAAGTTTAAAAAATATTTTTTCGCGTCAGAACTGCATTTGCGGTCCATCAAAAAAAAAGGCGTTGCAGGTTTTTTATAAAAATATAAAACCGTCCCCACGTTGGAAGTAGAGGCAATGAGCTCTTTGACAAGCAATAAAATAATCGTTTAGGGGTGGCGCGCCGGACTGGCCGTCTTCTTCCGTTAGGAGGAAATAAAAGATTCCTGAACTATGAAATAAGGGATAGCGATATTACCTATTTCATAGGGGACCCGGAACTAGGGGGTTTTTGTTTTCTAAAAGGAGAGGGTTAAGCGGACATAAAGACTAAAATGGGATCTGCAAACATCGAATTTGCACGATATCTGGGACGAGAGCGAATCTCTAAGATCCAGATGAAGTCTGACCCTAGGAAGTGGGCTTCATCAAAAGGGTGCAAGAGGCACAGATGTTGGAAGCAACATCTCTCAAGATCCGGAAAAAACCTTACAAGTCAATTGGAAAGCTCACGAGAGGAAAGACAACCAAAGCTTGGTTAATCCGGCCAAGCAAAAGCTGTCGGCGCCGATGGATGGTATAAATCTCTGAAGTTAAAAGATTCAAAGCCGTACGAGCCTTGAATCTGAACAACATGAGAGAATGCGGGCCTGAAAGGGTAACGACCTACCTTACGATGCTTAAAGACTCTGGAGAGACACTGAAGCCACTGACCTAAACGATTTTTTGATTGCTTGAAGGAAAGCCGTATCGCAAGTCGACCCACCGCGAGGTGGGTTTTTTGTTAGGGAAAAGTTATTTCAACATCCAGCCCGCCTGTTTTTCGATTGGCGAACGAAAGATGAATGCCGCACAATTCGGCAATTCTGAAACAGAAGTGCAACCCCACACCGGTTGTTTCTGATAAACTTTTGTCATTATTTAACAAATCAATTTTTTCTTGAGGCATGCCAAATCCATTGTCACTAATTTTGAGAATTATTTTATCTGATTTTTTTAAGGAGATGGAGCATTGTGTCAAGGGTGGTGTGTGTTGCTCGATGTTACGCACAAGATTATCAATCAGCCTAAAAAGCAATTTCGGGTCCACAAAAACCGCTTGATTCACTTTAATGTCCATTTGGATGGACTTCCCCAATATTTTTTCCCACTTCGGTTTATTTTGCAGGAGCCAGTGGGTCAGCTCCAGTGAAGCACTATGCATGGTGCCGGAATGATTTGGATCTCCCACTTGTAAAACAGTTGTGATAATCGAGGACATGCGTTGTATTTCCTCCAAGGAACTTCGCAAAACATTTTCATATTCTTCTTTGGAAGCATTTTTTTTGATCAGAGTTGTTTCTGCCTCTCCCTGCAAAATTGTAAGCGGCGTTCTCAATTCATGGGCGACATAACGACTCATTTTTCTGAGCTGAAAAAGAGCGGCGCGAGTTCTATTCATGAGCAGATTAATGCCTTCCGTAATGGAAACAAGATATTGTCCCTCTTTAATAACCTCAAGAGGTTTCCAGTTCTGTATTTTTTGCGGATCCATTTTTTCCAGATGATCCGCAATAGTTCGCACGGGTTGCAACAATTTGGTGGCGAGAATTCGCGCGATAACAAAAGATATCCCCATCAGAAGACACAAAAGTAGAAAGCTTTGCCACCAATAATCTTTCAGAATTTGAGCATATTTCGGAAGCGGAATACTGATTTGAAGATAAAACCTTCTGTTCTTTCTCTCCAAATAAGGGATGACAAGGCTTTCATAATTTCTTTGTGCACCATCAATGGTGACAAAAGCCGGTTTTTTTATGGGAACGACGTGATCCGGGAGTTTGTCATAACCAAATCCAACCGTGGTAAAAATCAGATTTCCCGATGCATTGAAAATGCGAATGATCTTGTCTACTTTTTCCATTTGCAGAGTGTCTTCGATAAAATTGTTGAATTGCTCAAAATCTTTTAATTCTGAAAAATCAGAAATACCTAGACTAATTAAGCTGGCGCCGGCCGCCTGTAATTGTTGACGGACAGATTCCCTGTGACTGCGGATTAAAAGAGTGCCGCTCAAAATGGCGGCTGTAAGAATACTGACTGCCGTCATCACCCACATCGCGCTGGCAATTTTTGTTTGAAGGGAGGATTTCACGGTTCACCCAGCCAATAACCAACGCCACGCCGGCTCTGGATAAGAGGTTTAAAGCCCTTGTCAATTTTGGCGCGCAAGTTGGCAATCGTGACTTCAACAATATTGCTTTCCGGAAAATGATTTAAATCCCATGCCTGATCCAAAATGGATGTTTTGGAAAAAATTTGTCCGGGGTGTCTTGCAAAAAGACAAAGGATACGAAACTCTTTGCTGGTTAGATCAATCCGATTCTCTTTACGAAAAACTTTCTGGGTTCCCAAATCAATTTTGAGATCCTCGTAAACAAGCATTGTATCTTTTATAGAAGAGGTGGGTCGGCGGGTGATTGTGCGAAGACGCGCCAATAATTCTGAAACATGAAATGGTTTTCCAAGATAATCATCCGCCCCTTCGGTCAATCCTTTTACTTTTTCCTCAACATCCGACAAGGCACTTAAAAAAAGGATTTTCATGGTGGGGGATTCCTTTCGAATGGACTGAATGGAGTTGATTGTATCGTGGCCTTGTAGAAGCCTATCAAGGATAAGAGCGTCGTAGGTGTTGGCCTTCAAAGCCGCCAGCAACTCAGAATGGGTCGTTACAGAATCGACCACCATGCCGGCCTCTTCAAGGGCCTGCCGTATGAATTTTCGAACCTTTTTTTCATCTTCGGCAACAAGGATTTTCATAGCTTTTTTTAGGGCGCGTAACAAAATGAGATGAGATGCGAGGCGGTCCCGACGAGAAAGGCCGGAGCGTACCTTTAATGGTACGTGAGGACCTTTCGAGGAGGGCCAACGAAGCAGATCGCTCATTTTGTTACGCGCCCCTTATATAAAAAAAGGTTGGAGAAGTCACT
This Deltaproteobacteria bacterium DNA region includes the following protein-coding sequences:
- a CDS encoding alpha/beta hydrolase, which codes for MPFFQGKFGKIYYQVKGEDFPVIFIAGMGASHQEWFCQVPVLAKKFQIITFDNAGSGRSVHPDCEISIHEMAEDVSTLVQHLKLGRVVLIGSSMGGLIAQCCLELFSKKIAGLILSSTFEGINSHMIGVLSPLLKSRQSSKVRIKNVLPLMISEKFIREEPKIVQRYINQAEEMSAPREVLQRQVRAVLNFSPHPPRSTHKMPMLILVGDQDVITTPSMAEHLQKRYPQAKLYLFEGAKHLPHIERAQEFNDQLEQFLNNIQR
- the carB gene encoding carbamoyl-phosphate synthase large subunit codes for the protein MPKRTDIHKILVIGSGPIQIGQACEFDYSGTQALKALKQEGYQTVLVNSNPATIMTDPEFATVTYIEPLTVPYLTKIIEQEKPDALLPTVGGQTALNLTMDLERAGVLKKHNVQLIGASLSAIHKAEDRRAFKECMQSIGLNVPASGLACTMKEAREVVKKIGFPCVIRPAFTLGGMGGNIAHQPYEFEHYAEWGLALSPIKQILIEQSVLGWKEFELEVMRDCKDNVVIICSIENLDPMGIHTGDSITVAPAQTLTDKEYQTMRDSAIKAIRAIGVDTGGCNIQFGVNPKTGEQVMIEINPRVSRSSALASKATGFAIAKIAAKLAVGYTLDELPNDITKKTPASFEPTIDYVVTKIPRFNFEKFSATPNILTTQMKSVGEVMAIGRTFKESFLKAIRSLETNCFGLEDAGTMDHGPWTIDLLKVPRADRLWQMARGFREGLTVEEIHELTQIDPWFLNQIREIVAIEKEIGSMVHSPLSIVQLRQLKEIGFADKRIATLTGTTEEAIRKTRDQHNIRPAYKMVDTCAGEFEAHTPYLYSTYENEEECPPTNNKKKVVILGSGPNRIGQGIEFDYACVHAALAFREAGFETIMINCNPETVSTDYDISDRLYFEPLTFEDVMNIVDKEKPNGVVVQFGGQTPLKLSTQLHKAGVTVLGTAAENIDKAEDRKKFKHLVDDLHLKQPANGLANDIPEAKILAEKIGYPLLLRPSYVLGGRAMVIVYEESELDHVLQDAFQVSAGHPVLIDHFLKGAVEVDVDALCDGEEVVVAGVMEHIEEAGVHSGDSSCCLPPHTLPRDIVQEIEKQSIALGKALHVKGLMNIQFAVQDEGIYVLEVNPRASRTVPFVSKATGIPWAKLAVQVLAGASVKDLIPNSRKQQLFAVKSPIFPFIKFPGVDTILSPEMCSIGEVMGRGRSFAEGFAKAQIAASQFLPKAPARIFLSVHDGDKAFAVSLAQELTRLGFQLISTHGTTAYLANHGIASKAVNKLHEGPPHIMSALSKGKIDLVINTTLLKDQIADSFLIRRTALEKGVPNFTNIHAAQAAVEAMAFLQAHPEIDVLSLNVI
- a CDS encoding response regulator transcription factor; the protein is MKILVAEDEKKVRKFIRQALEEAGMVVDSVTTHSELLAALKANTYDALILDRLLQGHDTINSIQSIRKESPTMKILFLSALSDVEEKVKGLTEGADDYLGKPFHVSELLARLRTITRRPTSSIKDTMLVYEDLKIDLGTQKVFRKENRIDLTSKEFRILCLFARHPGQIFSKTSILDQAWDLNHFPESNIVEVTIANLRAKIDKGFKPLIQSRRGVGYWLGEP
- a CDS encoding HAMP domain-containing histidine kinase encodes the protein MKSSLQTKIASAMWVMTAVSILTAAILSGTLLIRSHRESVRQQLQAAGASLISLGISDFSELKDFEQFNNFIEDTLQMEKVDKIIRIFNASGNLIFTTVGFGYDKLPDHVVPIKKPAFVTIDGAQRNYESLVIPYLERKNRRFYLQISIPLPKYAQILKDYWWQSFLLLCLLMGISFVIARILATKLLQPVRTIADHLEKMDPQKIQNWKPLEVIKEGQYLVSITEGINLLMNRTRAALFQLRKMSRYVAHELRTPLTILQGEAETTLIKKNASKEEYENVLRSSLEEIQRMSSIITTVLQVGDPNHSGTMHSASLELTHWLLQNKPKWEKILGKSIQMDIKVNQAVFVDPKLLFRLIDNLVRNIEQHTPPLTQCSISLKKSDKIILKISDNGFGMPQEKIDLLNNDKSLSETTGVGLHFCFRIAELCGIHLSFANRKTGGLDVEITFP